The proteins below come from a single Chitinophaga pinensis DSM 2588 genomic window:
- a CDS encoding DUF1501 domain-containing protein: MLILNRRRFLQVGSLASASMMMPKFLKALEKDNLVPPGNKVLVVVQLSGGNDGLNTVIPYRNDIYYRSRPTLGIQREQALSLTDEIGIHPALHGLKGLYDEGALAILNNVGYPNPDRSHFRSMDIWQSASASSENWTDGWIGRFLDAQCQGCDKPVQALEIDDTLSLAMKGDLQKGLAFKDPDKLQAAANDRMFKELLGKENGGHPVEDDHAPVDYLYKTMGATMSSAGYIKNQFKAYKTKELFPATDLGKNMQTIARLIMSDISTKVYYVSHGAFDTHVNQLASQQTQLKRLDEAITALTRELKNNNRFQDVVIVTFSEFGRRVAQNASGGTDHGTANNMFLIGGGLKKQGLLNDGPDLVNLNEGDLQHTVDFKRVYATLLKNWLGADDAAILKKQYEHLSFV, encoded by the coding sequence ATGCTGATCTTAAACAGAAGACGTTTCTTACAGGTGGGATCATTGGCCTCTGCTTCTATGATGATGCCTAAATTCCTGAAAGCACTGGAAAAAGATAACCTGGTGCCTCCCGGCAATAAAGTATTGGTCGTTGTACAATTATCTGGCGGTAACGACGGACTGAATACTGTTATCCCTTATCGGAATGATATTTATTACCGTTCACGTCCGACCCTGGGTATTCAACGTGAACAGGCTTTATCTCTGACGGATGAAATAGGGATTCATCCTGCATTACATGGATTGAAAGGATTGTATGATGAAGGAGCGCTTGCTATATTGAATAACGTGGGTTATCCTAACCCCGATCGCTCGCATTTCCGTTCGATGGATATCTGGCAGTCTGCAAGCGCCTCATCTGAAAACTGGACAGATGGCTGGATCGGCCGTTTCCTGGATGCCCAGTGCCAGGGTTGTGATAAGCCTGTACAGGCACTGGAAATAGATGATACGCTGAGTCTGGCGATGAAAGGTGATCTGCAGAAAGGGCTTGCTTTCAAAGATCCCGATAAGTTACAGGCAGCCGCGAATGACCGGATGTTTAAAGAGCTGTTGGGGAAGGAAAATGGCGGTCATCCGGTTGAAGATGATCATGCACCGGTAGACTATCTGTATAAAACAATGGGTGCAACTATGTCATCCGCAGGATATATTAAAAATCAGTTCAAGGCGTATAAAACCAAAGAGCTTTTCCCGGCGACAGACCTGGGGAAAAACATGCAGACCATTGCCCGTCTGATCATGTCAGATATCAGTACGAAAGTATATTATGTGTCGCATGGCGCTTTTGACACACATGTGAATCAGCTGGCTTCGCAGCAGACGCAGTTGAAAAGACTGGATGAAGCCATTACAGCGCTGACCCGTGAACTGAAGAATAACAACCGTTTCCAGGATGTAGTGATTGTGACCTTCTCTGAATTCGGCCGTCGCGTAGCACAGAATGCCAGTGGAGGAACAGATCATGGCACCGCCAATAATATGTTCCTGATTGGCGGCGGACTGAAAAAACAGGGATTGCTGAATGATGGACCTGACCTGGTCAATCTGAATGAAGGCGACCTTCAACACACGGTCGATTTCAAGCGTGTGTATGCTACATTATTGAAAAACTGGTTGGGCGCAGATGATGCGGCTATTCTGAAAAAGCAGTACGAACATTTATCCTTTGTTTAA
- a CDS encoding DUF1800 family protein: MPAVSEKLQMQHLAWRAGFGASPAIIDEWTHKKRRQVISKILAGPEKDAQTPLKVRDASDLPDRGTMMSPEEKRALNKMNRQGVKDLNLQWMNEMVQSEHPLREKMALFWHGHFACRTQNVLFNQQLLQVIRENALGNFGELLTAVSKSPAMLQFLNNQQNVKAHPNENFAREVMELFTMGRGHYAETDIKEAARAFTGWAYEGDGSFVFREKRHDNGQKTVLGKSGNFTGDDVLKILLERKETARYITEKIYRYFVSENLDEINVNKLADKFYASGYDIGALMQYLFNADWFYDATLIGTRIKSPVELLVGLRRTVPVDFEREEVMLSFQQVLGQVLFYPPNVAGWPGGRNWIDSSSLMYRMQLPKMILYEKEFNITPKEITPEMGMGSYKVTMELNESVQKQYAKKIKGVINWNALLKDYEKVPREKLADAIAGSLLQANKNVSKQVLENYADASSRENYIKTVAIAVMSTPEYQLC; encoded by the coding sequence ATGCCCGCAGTTTCTGAAAAACTACAAATGCAGCACCTGGCATGGAGAGCCGGATTCGGTGCTTCTCCAGCCATAATTGACGAGTGGACCCATAAAAAACGCCGTCAGGTCATCAGTAAGATCCTGGCGGGACCTGAAAAAGACGCACAAACGCCTTTGAAAGTCCGCGACGCTTCCGATCTGCCTGACCGTGGTACAATGATGTCTCCCGAAGAAAAGAGAGCGCTTAATAAAATGAACCGCCAGGGTGTCAAAGACCTCAACCTGCAATGGATGAATGAAATGGTGCAGAGTGAGCATCCGCTACGTGAGAAAATGGCGCTTTTCTGGCATGGCCATTTTGCCTGCCGCACACAGAATGTACTGTTCAACCAGCAGTTACTACAGGTAATAAGGGAAAATGCACTGGGTAATTTCGGTGAATTGCTGACAGCTGTTTCCAAGTCGCCCGCTATGCTGCAGTTCCTCAATAATCAGCAGAACGTGAAAGCACATCCGAATGAAAATTTCGCCCGCGAAGTCATGGAGCTTTTCACAATGGGAAGAGGACATTACGCTGAAACGGATATCAAAGAAGCCGCCAGAGCATTTACAGGCTGGGCATATGAAGGAGATGGCAGCTTTGTGTTCAGAGAGAAAAGACATGACAACGGACAAAAAACAGTATTGGGAAAGAGCGGCAATTTCACCGGGGATGATGTACTGAAAATACTGCTGGAACGGAAAGAAACAGCCAGGTATATCACAGAGAAAATATATCGCTACTTCGTCAGTGAAAACCTGGACGAAATAAATGTGAACAAACTGGCAGATAAGTTTTATGCTTCCGGTTATGATATCGGTGCATTGATGCAATACCTCTTCAATGCGGACTGGTTTTATGACGCTACGCTGATTGGTACCCGTATAAAATCACCGGTGGAATTGCTCGTTGGATTACGTAGGACCGTACCCGTTGATTTCGAAAGAGAAGAGGTGATGTTGTCTTTTCAGCAGGTATTAGGACAGGTCTTATTCTATCCTCCCAATGTAGCCGGATGGCCGGGCGGACGTAACTGGATCGATAGTTCCAGTCTGATGTACCGTATGCAGTTACCCAAAATGATCCTCTATGAAAAAGAGTTCAATATCACACCCAAGGAAATCACACCTGAAATGGGGATGGGTAGTTATAAAGTGACGATGGAGCTGAATGAATCTGTGCAGAAACAGTATGCGAAAAAGATTAAAGGTGTGATCAACTGGAATGCGTTATTGAAAGACTATGAAAAAGTACCACGTGAAAAACTGGCGGATGCTATCGCCGGTTCATTGTTACAGGCAAATAAAAACGTCAGTAAGCAGGTACTGGAAAACTATGCAGATGCCTCCTCTCGCGAAAACTATATTAAAACCGTTGCAATTGCAGTAATGAGCACACCGGAATATCAGTTGTGCTGA